The segment CTTGTAGCCCATGATGTGGAACTCTTGCATGAGTTGCCGGACCGTCTTGACGTCCGTCACATGGCCGGGAAGCTTTCGGTAGTAGAAGGGCAGGCCCGATTCTTCGCCAAAGAGCAGGGCCAGATTGATTTGCGGCAACCGGTCATGCTCCTTGTTCTTTCCCTTCTTCACTTGCTTGAGAATCTCGGAGTAACTGGAAATCGTGGTAATGTCGAATGCCCAGTACTCCTTTTCGATGCGTCGTCTGCCTTGTCTTTCGAAAAAGGCCATGCGCTGCGCCTCTTCAATAGACTGGAACAGTTCGCTGCTTCGCTGCGAAGGAATGTCTGCTCCACAGGGATGAATATGCATGCGCTGCCAGTGAGAAAAGCGGCTGAGCGAGTTGTTTTCTTCCAAGATGAGATAGTAGGCGATAGACAGAAGCTTCTTGTAGCTGTCCGGGAAACACGCCTTGAGATCCGCTTCAACGCCAGTTTCCTGGCCGATTTGATCGAACAGGTAGGTTGCGCCGTAAAAACTGCGCAGAAAACCGGTAATTGGTACGGGGCCGCGCTTCTTGGCAGGGGCGCCTGACTCTGCCTCCGGCTCTCTCCGATACGCTCGGGTGGACACAATCTCTCCTGTCTTGGGATCGACTTTCCCGATGAGCGTCCGTTTTGCCCGAGACTGCTGTTTTTCTTTGTCCCAGTAGGGCTCGTTATTGTAGGCATAGGTAATGCCTGTCTTTTTATTCGTTTGATAAATGATAGCCATAATGAACACCAACCTCGTTACACATTTTATATGTATGACGAGGTAAAATCAACCATTTTTTTTAAGGAAACTCCTTGTCACTACGCGACTTTTTCGTTCAGCATCGTTACACAATCCGGGAACTCAGGATGGATGAGACACTGAATCCCCATGCCCAGAATGTGATGAACTTTAATCGGATGCGCAATGTGGTCAGCGATCAGCTGCACAACGAACCGATCCGCATCCAGATCCGGGATGCTGCAGATACCGGACTCAATGCCATTCCGGTGCTCGGCACGATAAAAGGAGCGGTGGAGCTATATACCGGTAGAAGTATGGTGACGAATGAAGAGCTGTCAACGGTGCAGAAAGGGTTTACCGTGGCCTCCATGATGCCCCTCACAGCCGCTTTCCGGCCTGTAGGTAAGATGTTTAAGGGAGTGGGTAAAAGTGTGGATGATGTGGTTGAGGGAATAGGTAATGCTCCAGTCCCTATAAAACCCGATGGGGGAAGCAATCCTAGAGATTTTGTTAATCCCCATTCCGAAAAGCACCTTTATGACCCAAGTAGACCATCTACCCCGAATAGGTCACAATATCGGAAGGATGTTGATGTAGAGAAATTAAGGCAAGAAACAATGACTAATCCTGACAAGGCATTTTCAAACTGGCCAAACCCCAATAATCCGAATCCAAACCGAATAACAAAGTATTATAAAGAATTTGATGGAAACATCAGTACGCCTGATACTCCAACGGGAAGTTACAGAGTTTTTGAGCATCTAGATGACCCTACCAGAAGTTCATACTTCCCTTATGTGCCAAAAAATAAAGAATGAGTGGGTGAAAGAACGTGAGTTTATCATTGTATCATGCTTATTTACCTGAAAATCATGCGCATTTTGTTCCGGAAGAACAAGTTATGCAAGAAGGAATACAATCTTTTACAGAGTCTAATAATCGTTATAGCAACGGTGGTAGAGTGAAAATTGAAAAGACTGAAAGTTTGAGACCTGTAAACACCCCTAATTGGGTCAATTTTAAAGAAGCTATAGGTGTTGATATATCTAATCGTTTTTTCAAGTCATATTGTTTCCCAGTGTTTACGGATAAAATTCGTGTATTTGATGCTGATATTTCTATTTCTATTTATGACCAGGCATTCTACGATGATTTCAACGCTTTTGATGAGGAAGCATTAAATTTTGATACCGGAAAAAGTATAGAGTATTGGATAAAATTGTATTGGGACAGCATGATGACACTTCAAGAATACTTTTTGAAAAGACCTTATCCAAAACCAGAGATACTAGTTTTTGAGTCAATACCTAAAGAGATTATTCGAGTATGTGAAAAAAATCATGATAATATGGATTGAACAAAGAATGCTAGAAGTTAAGATTTTTGAAAAATGAATCGAATGAGTT is part of the Paenibacillus algicola genome and harbors:
- a CDS encoding pre-toxin TG domain-containing protein, which encodes MDETLNPHAQNVMNFNRMRNVVSDQLHNEPIRIQIRDAADTGLNAIPVLGTIKGAVELYTGRSMVTNEELSTVQKGFTVASMMPLTAAFRPVGKMFKGVGKSVDDVVEGIGNAPVPIKPDGGSNPRDFVNPHSEKHLYDPSRPSTPNRSQYRKDVDVEKLRQETMTNPDKAFSNWPNPNNPNPNRITKYYKEFDGNISTPDTPTGSYRVFEHLDDPTRSSYFPYVPKNKE
- a CDS encoding DNA polymerase III: MSLSLYHAYLPENHAHFVPEEQVMQEGIQSFTESNNRYSNGGRVKIEKTESLRPVNTPNWVNFKEAIGVDISNRFFKSYCFPVFTDKIRVFDADISISIYDQAFYDDFNAFDEEALNFDTGKSIEYWIKLYWDSMMTLQEYFLKRPYPKPEILVFESIPKEIIRVCEKNHDNMD